The Streptomyces venezuelae genomic interval TCGACACGGCCGTCCCGGCGGGTGAGCGGCGGCTGAACCCCTCCTGACCCCTTCTGACCAGGGGATTTCCGCGCGGTGCGCGGACGACGGGCGCCCCCGGGCCGCGACGGCCGGGGGCGCCCGTCCGTTCCGCGGTCTTGTGCGTCCGCTCCGTGCACGTCACCATCGCTCACGGTGCATGTCAGGAACACGTCACCTGATGGCGCCTCACGGGCCCGTCATCCACGGGCCCCTCCGCTTTTCCCAGAAGGAGAATTGTGAGGAGCACAGTGAGGAACACCCGCACCCGTCTGTTCGCCCTCGTCGCCGGAATCGCGGCCGTGACGGCCGTAGGGCTCCCCGGTGCCCAGGCCGCCCCCGCCCCGGGCCCGGCCGGAGCCGCCCAGCTCGCCCGCGCCGACGCCGCCGTCGACGCCGCCGGGGTCGGCGGCACCGCCTGGTACGTGGACAGAGCGTCCGGCCGGGTCGTCGTCACCGCCGACTCCACCGTCACCGACGCGGGGATCGCGAAGATCCGCGCGGCGGCCGGCGCCGACGCCGGGGCCCTCCGGGTCCAGCGCACCCCCGGCGTCTTCACGCCCCTGCTCGGGGCGGGCGACGCCATCTACGGCAGCGGCTACCGCTGCTCGCTCGGCTTCAACGTGCGCAGCGGCAGCACGTACTACCTCCTCACCGCCGGCCACTGCGGCAACGTCGTGAACACCTGGTACACCACCTCGGCGCAGTCCACCCTGATCGGTGCCACCGTCGGCTCCAGCTTCCCCGGCAACGACTACGCGCTGGTCCGCTACGACAACGCCTCGCTCGGCCACCCCGGCGGCTTCACCGCCGCCGACGCCTATGTGGGCGAGCCGGTCAAGCGCTCCGGCTCCACCACGGGCACCCGCAGCGGCACGGTCACGGGCCTCGACGCCACCGTCCGCTACTCCGGCGGCGGCACCGTGCGCGGCATGATCCAGACCAACG includes:
- a CDS encoding S1 family peptidase, with protein sequence MRNTRTRLFALVAGIAAVTAVGLPGAQAAPAPGPAGAAQLARADAAVDAAGVGGTAWYVDRASGRVVVTADSTVTDAGIAKIRAAAGADAGALRVQRTPGVFTPLLGAGDAIYGSGYRCSLGFNVRSGSTYYLLTAGHCGNVVNTWYTTSAQSTLIGATVGSSFPGNDYALVRYDNASLGHPGGFTAADAYVGEPVKRSGSTTGTRSGTVTGLDATVRYSGGGTVRGMIQTNVCAEPGDSGGALYDGTKALGITSGGSGNCSTGGTTFYQPVPEALAKYKVSLY